The DNA window agactacaggggaattAGCTACTgaaagggtatctatcatgtgttagagagtacaaactctcagaccaccGGAAATCGTTGTTACGGTTACGTAAGCAAAACTTCTGTTCTCGTTTCTGAGTTAGGCATTTTTTAGAAGAGGCTCATGCTGCTTTCATACAGGAAGACTTTTTTTGTGTACAGAAGTTTAtttgggttgttatgcagttgtGCTGATTGAACACGTTGTTGTCAGCTCGATTggttgattcattgattgattgaccgattgattgatggatgattcattgactgattgattgatggatgatttattgactgattgattgatggatggattgtTATACCaatagattgattgatttactgattgattgattgattgactgattgattgactgattgagacTGATTGATTGACGGATGGATTGTTATACCAAtagattgattggttgattgactgattgattgactgattgattgattgcaggGTCTGCAGTGCTTTGTGCTGATGCTATCCACAGAAGGCAGGGTGGTCTACGTCTCGGAAACAATCTCCCAACTGCTGGGACTCAGACAGGTTAGCGTTCAGCTGTTCTCATAATTATATATTCAAGTGAAAGTCAGTTTAGCTCAGATTCAAGCTAGACATTGTCATGCTAAAATATTTTCAAGGTTCATGATACTGATAGAAATCTGCAGTTTAAGAGTCATCAGATAATAGTCATCAGATTATTTATTGTACATTCATGCAAACTATGCAATTGGTTGTAAAATTGTGTGTTGTGGTCCTTGAGCCAGAAAATCACTGAGTGTGCATTGAGTTGCACTAGAGTATGATCACAGGAAATCACTGAGTGTGCATTGAGATGCACTAGAATCTATCACAGGAAATCACTGAGTGTGCATTGAGATGCATTAGAGTATGATCACAGGAAATCACTGAGTGTGCATTGAGATGCACTGGAGTATGATCACAGGAAATCACTGAGTGTGCATTGAGATGCACTGGAGTATGATCACAGGAAATCACTGAGTGTGCATTGAGATGCATTAGAGTATGATCACAGGAAATCACTGAGTGTGCATTGAGATGCATTAGAGTATGATCACAGGAAATCACTGAGTGTGCATTGAGATGCATTAGAGTATGATCACAGGAAATAACTGAGTGTGCATTGAGATGCACTAGAGTATGATCACAGGAAATCACTGAGTGTGCATTGAGATGCACTGGAGTATGATCACAGGAAATCACTGAGTGTGCATTGAGATGCACTAGAAtaatgaaatcactgagtgtgCATTGAGATGCACTGGAGTATGATCACAGGAAATCACTGAGTGTGCATTGAGATGCACTAGAATCTATCACAGGAAATCACTGAGTGTGCATTGAGATGCATTAGAGTATGATCACAGGAAATAACTGAGTGTGCATTGAGATGCACTTGAGTATGATCACAGGAAATCACTGAGTGTGCATTGAGATGCACTGGAGTATGATCACAGGAAATCACTGAGTGTGCATTGAGATGCACTGGAGTATGATCACAGGAAATCACTGAGTGTGCATTGAGATGCACTAGAATAATGAAATCACTGAGAATGCATTGGGATGCAATATAGTATGATCACAGGAAATCACTGAGTGTGCATTGAGATGCATTAGAATATATCACAGGAAATCACTGAGTGTGCATTGAGATGCACTAGAATCTATCACAGGAAATCACTGAATGTGCATTGAGATGCACTAGAGTATGATCACAGGAAATCACTGAGTGTGCATTGAGATGCATTAGAGTATGATCACAGGAAATCACTGAGTGTGCATTGAGATGCACTAGAGTAATACACAGGAAATCACTGACTGTGTATTGAGATGCACTAGAGTATTATCACAATGTTTTACAAAGCTAGTTGTGGAAATTGTCCACCTCCTCTTATCAGAAACACTCATGGTTGATGCATACTTCCTCACAGTTTCTGAATATTGGGTCATCTTCCTAACCAGTGTCTGTGATTTTTCAACACATACAGGAGTCCTTGGTGGGTCAGTCACTGGAACCATACCTGCACCCAGCTGATGTCAAGACGTTCACCACCAAGTTACTGCCCGCCAAACAGCTGCTTGTAGCTGGTCAGTATCTGATTCTTAACAGAATTGTTCTGAAAGCGAAAAACATCTGCCTAAAAGTAAAACGTCATATATACATAAGAACACGAGTGCAAGTGGGAGTTGTTCGCTAATGAACGCAGTGAAAGAATTGCACATTCCTTCTTGTGAAATCAATCATATTTACCCCACTAATGTTTagctattctctctctctctctctctctctctctctctctctctctctctctctctctctctctctctctctctctctctctctctctctctctctctctctctctctctctctctctctctctctctctctctctctctctctcttttcttcaaATACTTGCCCCAAGCTTATGCTGAATGGGAGTGTATTTGTGTGCTTATCTTTTCATTCATATGTTAGTCTGTTTACCTTTCTGTACTAATGTAACATTCtggaacaacaaagaaaaggaaaaataatACAATGTGTCTGCATTTTCTAAGGTTGAAGCGCTAACGCAGTGtatgttgtttttcttgtattccttcttaaaataaaaatgaaccttgtgtgtgaTTTTCACAGAAAGTAAAAATAACTGAAGTTTGCGACTGATTTTTTCAGACTTCAACCTCAGCACCAACAGCGACAAGCGGGTCTCCGTCTACGTCCGATTGCGCGATGCCAGTGGCAAGGGAAGGTACTCTGCGGACAATTTTGCCACAGTGCATGTTCTTGGACAGCCCCACCTGAAACAGTTGACGCTAAATCCATGCAGCACAGGTATGTTTTAGAGAGGGCCTGCCATGCTGTGTCTGAGATAtgtacttttcttctttttttaaaattcagaAGTAGAGCAACCTTGTTAGAaaggaaaaaagttataggagaAAAGAAAGCGGTAAGACTTGGAAAGCAAAGTAGAGTGggaaccccttttaagacctaaacaaatctgagaaattgtattctaaaaagaagggagtccaTTTCTGGTTCTTTTTGGGTGGTTCATTTGCTCATATATAGCAACTCGGGAAGCCTGGCAAATTCTGCAGTATGCAAGAGGCTTTTCAAAGGTCAATGAACGTGTATCTCATGTGTGTCACCAGGCCTGGGTCTCAGCTCAGAGCTGGACTCACAAGTGTAACCTAGgcaaacgacaagaagaagaagaatctcgtaacccctattttaagactcgctgctctattttaagactcactgCTGTTTGAGACGTAGATTTCGTCAGTTGTTAAAGGTTCTTCATCAAAAGGGGCTTTCCATTGTGCATGCTGCATATGGCAGATAATAGTTCATGGTTTAGTCATGCATTCAAGGATTGTTGGTGTACGTTTTCAGGTGGGAGCAGAACGCTGGTGTACGTGTGTCGTGTGCTGCGGCCGTACGGCCTGTGGAAACAGGTGGAGGAGGATGAACAGGTGGTAGAGTGTGTCATGCACCACGCTCTCGACGGAACAATCCTCTTCACCGACTCCAGGTAACAATCCAAACACTCCTTTCTGTTCCATTACTACATTTATTGCTGgcaaattcgggtcgcttcctcttagtggaaagctagcagcaacaagggtgTTGAGGTgtgatcagccacctgcacttctggtAGAGTGACTGAGCTCTGTTTtagtatgtttttgtttgcattTGGAGTAGAGGGGTGGCACTttgcgtgcatgcatgttgGCATaggtgtactgtgtgtgttggcataggtgtactgtgtgtgttggcataggtgtactgtgtgtgttggcataggtgtactgtgtgtgttggcataggtgtactgtgtgtgttggcataggtgtactgtgtgtgttggcataggtgtactgtgtgtgttggcataggtgtactgtgtgtgttggcataggtgtactgtgtgtgttggcataggtgtactgtgtgtgttggcataggtgtactgtgtgtgttggcataggtgtactgtgtgtgttcaTTCGTTTATCtacatacactttttttttctgttgaaaGGTGGTGTAGAGTGTTGGGCTACATGCCCCAGGAGCTGTGCGGGCGGTCGCTGTACAACTTCGTGCATCCCAAGGATCTTCAGATCGCTGCCCTGGGTCACCACAGAGGTAAGTCTGGTACTCTTCAGTTGCTTccgtacagtggaaacccccttttgagacctccacAAACAGGAGAAAGTCaggaaggagggagtcttataatgggAGGGGGGGCGACTGAACTGAAAATATGCATAGATCCTGGCTACGAAAAAAAATCCTTCAGTCAGTAGAGCCATAAAAAGTCAAAACATCCGAGTCAACCGACAAGAGGTCAGAACAATGCatcagatctaaaaaaaaaaaattttgtttgaAAAGTATGCATCAATGACCAAAGACCAAGGACCCCCTCAAGATTGATGCCCCTTCACTTTGTTTTACCATCCCGATTTTCTATTTTGCCAACTTCCATCCTTGCCTTTCTAGGATAAGAATGAGAATAGGATTTCGTAtggtcctgtgaggttaccctcatggaaattcaggctgctttctcactgggaaaagcgagctgccatacagtacggcgctacccctttttacatttgactaaatgttttatcatagagggggaatcgagacgagggttctggtgtatgtgtgtgtgtgtgtgtctgtgcgtgtgtgtgtctgtgtgtgtgtgtagagcgattcagactaaactacaggaccgatctttatgaaattttacatgagagttcctgggtatgaaatccccagacgtttttttcattttttcgataaatgtctttgatgacgtcatatccggctttttgtaaaagttgaggaggcactgtcacaccttcatttttcaatcaaattgattgaaattttggccaagcaatcttcgacgaaggccggaattcggtattgcatttcagcatggaggcttaaaaattaattaatgactggtcattaaaaatctgaaaattgtaattaaaattatttttttataaaacgatccaaaattacttttatttaatcttcatcatgttctgattccaaaaacatataaatatgttatactcggattaaaaacaagctctgaaaattaaaaatataaaaattatgattaaaattaaatttcctaaatcaatttaaaaacaatttcatcttattccttgtcggttcctgattcaaaaaacatatagatatgatatgtttggattaaaaacacgctcagaaagttaaaacgaagagaggtacagtaaagcgtgctatgcagcacagcgcaaccgctaccgcgctgaacaggctcgtcactttcactgccttttgcacaagcagcggactacggtcattgtgaaaaaatgcagtgtgcgttcagtttcattctgtgagttccacagcttgactaaatgtagtaatttcgccttgcgcgacttgttttttcctgcatgcttGCACACAGGGTTGTTTGGAAaccaaagagagtctgcacaaagttgactcttgaATATAAATATCTTGCCGAAGTAGGGGATCTAACCCACGCCTACAgagacaactggttttgaagccatttCCCTGCTCCATGTATATCTCTAATGATATGTTGCATAACCCTGTGCAGTGCTGACCCAGGACCGGGAGGTGTGCAGTGTGTATAGAGTGTTGACCAGCGGTCAGAGAGTGGAGGTCATCCACACACGATGTCGGCTGGCCTTCCACCCCCACAGCGGTCAGCCACGCTTCATTCTCACCCTCTGCACTGTGCTTGGGTAAGCAgtagtgtgttttttgtttttttcctaatttctcgtttttatttattttaattctttattttactAATTTGGTTTTAATCAGATTCTAATTCTTGGTCTTCTGTAATGAGACTGGATGTTAAAAAAATAATGCAGTCACAATATCTTGTTTCCACAGAATGAAGGACACCATTGatgtttttttgtattgcatCTCTTGTTTCAACagcaaagagggggggggggggggtgaacgcACCAAAACATGCAGTTACAGTAATTGTCTTTCTTTACCCACAGGATGAAGaacttatttgattttggttgtACATTTGTCAGGATTGATGATTTATGTGCATCTGTTATTTCATTTGCAAAGTGAAGGGTAGAGGATTGTGAGTGAGGCAAAGCATTCAGTTAAAATATCTTTGTTTCCCTACAGGGTGAAGTCTTTTATAAGATTTTCTACATATCTTTTTTGAACAGCAACGTAAAGGGGAGAGGAATGTGAGAGAGGCAGAACATTCAGCAACAATATCTTTGTTTCCCAAGGGTAAAAGATTTCTTCTTTAAACAGCAAAGTGAAGGGGAGAGGAATGTGAATGAAGCAGAACATTTAGTAACAATATCTTTGTTTCCCTGCAGGGTGAAGGAAATCTTTGACAGTCGTTTTATAACATTTTCTGGATCTGTTTTTACACAGCAAAGTGGAAGGGAGAGCAATGCTTGAACGCAGCCAGCTGGAAGTGCATGCGGTGCAGTCGGATGTGGGTCAGTCCTGGCTTCTGCTCGACTTTCCCAAGGTGCTGACTCGCCTCACCGCTCAGTCTGCCGCCTCGGCGGCCAGCGCTGTGAGCAGCTCACAGTGTTTGACCCACGCCAGCACCGCTGAAGGAGACCTCATCGCCGTGGCCTTGTCCTCGTCCTTGCCCAGTGACCCGTCGCGACGACACTCCGCCACCTCCCCCATGCCCAGTCCGATGAGTCAGGCCGCTCACACCAGCTCCTTATCCTCCTCCCCCATGAGCTTCCCTTCTCCCGCCGCTCACAGGAAGTCGGAAACATCGGCTTCATGCCAGACCGTGAGCTTGGAGAACATGTGTGCCACCAGCCCGTTCAGTGCTGGTTTGGAAACAATCTCACCAGAAAGCTTGCGCGGGGCACCTTCCGGGAGAAGGGGaagaggaagggggagaggtCGAGGTCGCGGAAGGGGGCGTGGTCTGAACAGAGTCATGTCTCTGGACGGGACTGCGACTGTGCCGGTCATCCCCAAAAGGCCACGGGGTCGACCTCGCGGCTCCAGAGGAAAAGCCGCTCTCGCTCGTGCCATGTCACTGACGTTAGAAGGAGGGTGGAATGGGGAGGGCAGTGTGAGTGTCGGGGTGGGAGGAGACCCACCCCAGCAGAGCAGCAACTGGTGGCAAGGAGGGATGGGTCAAAGCAGTCCCGCGTCCAGTATCGGTGGTCAGTCCAAATCCAGTGAAATGATGTGTTCACCGCAGTCCAGCTTGTGCTCACCCCAGTCAAACATGTGCTCACCCCAGCCCTGCACCCCGACAGGTATGGGCTATGGCAGCGGCAACCCCAGGTATCTGGCGTCGCCCAAATCAGTGGCCAGCCCGGGGTACGATCACTCCCACACCAGTCCCAGGGGCATGCACTCCGAGGGGCATGGCGGGCCCGCAAGACGGGGTAGGGGCCAGTATCATACTGTGAAACACAAACAGCCGTGCCATACTATCAACAAACAGGATCTGTACGCTCAAACAGACAGTGCTTTTGCCCTGAAAAACGACAGTGCCGTACTCAATGACAACCAGCAGAGCCAGACCACGATTAACTGTGACCTGCCCTTTCAACTGCAAGACAGTGGGAACGTCACCCAGGATCACTTGTTTCGCAGTCAAGGTCAGAATACCATTAACCACCAAGGTGCTCAGCCAAATTTCCTGCATAACCTGAATGTGTCAAAAAATAGCCCAAAGCAGCCCTTGCTGGATGAAGATTTTTGGTCAGAAATGAAACAGGGTGTACCCAGCCAAAAAGCAATCGGGCATCATTCAAACGCTGACAGAAATCTCACGCCTGGAAGTTCTTACGGAAGCATGACCCCTCGACATTTTCAGGGGAACCAAGAAGGGAACATGACACCAAGAAATCATCAAGGCGGTATGGAGGGAAATGTGATTCCTCGAAGTCGGCAGCAAGGCATGGGAGCCAGTGTTAGTGTGTCCCCCAGAAACACTAATGGGGGTCTGGAAGGAGATATGATGCACGGTAGCCCAAACCAAGGTGCTGTCGGAAACATGATTCCTAGAAGTGTCCATGGGGGTATGGCTGGAAATCATGGAGGCATTGCTGGAAATCATGGAGGCATTGCTGGAAATCATGGAGGTATGGCTGGAAATCATGGAGGTATGGCTGGAAACCTGACATCTATTGGCCCGCAGGGGGGCTCGGGCGGGAACTTTACCGCCAAATGCTTTATTCGAGTGGCAGAGGGAAACGTGACTGCTGCAAACCCGCACGGAAACACGAGTCGACACCTGACTTCCTCAAATTCTGATGGAAGTTGGACGGCTGCAAACCCTCTCGGAAACATGAGTCGACCCCCGACTTCCACAAATTCTGATGGAAGTTGGACGGCTGCAAACCCTCACGGAAACACGAGTCGACACCCGACTTCCACAAATTCCGATGGAAGTTGGAAGACGAGAGGTTTCAACAGAAATGTCGTCCAAGGAAACATGACACCCCCAAGCTCCCAGGGGGGCATGCCAGTGGGAAACACTACTCCCAGATCAGGCTCTACCTCCACAGATCAATCCATTCTGGAGAACATTCTGAAAGGTCGGATACAGTCTCCGATGCGGTCGGAGAGGTCATCGGTATCGTCCATGGGCAGCCCTTGTCGCGAGGGAATGCAGCAGATCCCGTTCTCCAGAAAACGGTCTGTGTCCCAGCTGGAAGGGGCCATGGGACCACCCAGCGTCGACAGCTCCATTGACACATTCCTTGGAGAGGAGGAGAAACAGCAGCACAGTGGTAAGTTCCTGCAGGAAATGATCTGATGGAAAACTTATGGGAACATAAACAGTGGAaatccttttttaagaccttcagaaatctgagaaaatcaggtctggacatggaggtaaatttacagagcttatgaacagaaaatcaggtcttgacatggaggtaaatttacagagcttatgaacagaaaatcaggtcttgcttgacatggaggtaaatttacagagcttatgaacagaaaatcaggtcttgcttgacatggaggtaaatttacagagcttatgaacagaaaatcaggtcttgacatggaggtaaatttacagagcttatgaacagaaaatcaggtcttgacatggaggtaaatttacagagcttatgaacagaaaatcaggtcttgacatggaggtaaatttacagagcttatgaacagaaaatcaggtcttgacatggaggtaaatttacagagcttatgaacagaaaatcaggtcttgacatggaggtaaatttacagagcttatgaacagaaaatcaggtcttgacatggaggtaaatttacagagcttatgaacagaaaatcaggtcttgacatggaggtaaatttacagagcttatgaacagaaaatcaggtcttgcttgacatggaggtaaatttacagagcttatgaacagTATATCAGGTCTTgacatggaggtaaatttacagagcttatgaacagaaaatcaggtcttgcttgacatggaggtaaatttacagagcttatgaacagaaaatcaggtcttgcttgacatggaggtaaatttacagagcttatgaacagaaaatcaggtcttgacatggaggtaaatttacagagcttatgaacagaaaatcaggtcttgcttgacatggaggtaaatttacagagcttatgaacagaaaatcaggtcttgacatggaggtaaatttacagcgcttatgaacagaaaatctgaacaaGCAGGtccttaaaatggaggaagtctttaATTGGAGTGTCTTATAAGGGGGttataattacatattcttactccgaatcacatgatttgcattgacccacttcgatgcttaggttatgataaaagctaccccgtctaggtataaggggagcaaccccaactaaaaaagtgactgcaccagcatgactgacaccctgggttacgtcccatgtagcctactacgtcatcaatggtgctggtcacgtgataccccttCAATCGACTACTATCACTCAAGGGTGACGGTTGTGTACGCTTTTGCTCTGGCTGGTTTTGTGTCTACGGCACCCTCCGGCCTCGGCCCCCGTCTACTTCTTGCTGGCTTGCAGCTGGTGAGATCGTTCATATTTTCTTGTATATTTTATTGCTTCTGCTGTGAATTTCGCATGTCTGTTGGACTCTGAAGTTCTCAGCAGTTGTTTGGCTTCCTCATGGTCGCCATTTGCATTAGCACGTTGTCTGGCTTCTGTTGTTTTAGCCGTGTTCGGCTATTAACGCTGTTGTAGCTTGCTTTGTAGCTGCCGTCGGTAGCTGTTACGTATGTGCTTATCTTTTTGCGTGCTTGCTTCtgaaatgtttgtgtctgtaagGACTTTATTATTTTCAGACTTGTGGCTTCCtctttggtcgccatttttagctagcatgttgttgttattttgattTTTCGTCCGTTCTCGGACGCTTAACTCTTCGTATAGCTAGTTGTTTAGCTGCCTTTGGTAGCTCCTAAACTGGTTTTAGCTGCCCTCTTTGCTGGCTTCTGAAAGGTTGGCGTCCGTTCGGACTTTGCTAgtttcagttgtttgtttatttttctctcgGTGCTTACTTGGCCGTTAATGAGAATTAGAGGGAGCTAAGGCCGAGGGTAGGGCTTGGGCCCTGCTAAGCTCTATCCCTCAGCAGCCTCTTCTTTTGATGAACTCctttgttgttcatgttggcaCAATTTTAGGCAATTTTTTACGTTGTTCTGTGCCGTTTTTTCTGTTACGGACGATCGGCCGTCTGGCTCTCAGCCGTCCGTTTTGGCCTCTAAGGCTGTCGTTTTACGTCTGTTTCGGCTCCAGAGTCTAGGGCTCTGGGGTCTGCACTTATCTTTTGCTTATTTCCAGAAATAGATTCCCTCGTTCGCGAGGTTTGCCGCGGCGGACTTCGTCGCCAGCTCTGCCCCCCGCCTGGGGGTTAGGCGACGTTCTCTCCTTCAGACTCTGGGTCTTCTCCGGACCAGGCTGCTGTCCACCGTGATGTTTCTGGACGGTCCCTTGGGgatcttcttctcctcttcctggccGGCATTTGTTGCCTTCCGCTTGCGGTAGCGCAACAGTGCATGTCCCTCCGGGGATCCGGCCACAACAAGGTTGGTGTCTgcagcagccgtttacggcagctgcacttccggtttccggaaTCGGATGTTCTCCTGCTAGTGAGCAGACGGTGTTCACGTCAGGTCTGAACCTCTCCGTACTCCAGCAGTCGGTTCTGACAGCTGGGCTTCCTGCTGTTGCAGGAAGTAGGGGTTCACCGTCTAGTGAGCAGATGGTGTTCACGTCCGGTACGAACCCcgccttacgtcagcagtcgtccgcgacagctgcttccggctcaGGCCGGAAGTAAAAGGCTCACTGGCTAGTGTTCGGACTACGTTCACGTCCGGTttgagccttgccttacgtcagcagtcgtccgcggcagctgcgcttccggttccggccggaagtgtaggttcaccggtagtgcacaggctgctgtcacgtccggtttgggccttaccctacgtcagcagtcgtcagcgtcagctgggcttccggttccggccggaagtgtaggttcactggttagtgctcaggctgctgtcacttctggttcgagcctttacctacttcagcagtcgtccgcgacagcgccGCTTCCGGGTACGGCCGGaagcgtaggttcactggttagtgtacagactgctgtcacgtccggtttcgAGCCTTGCCCTACGGCAGCAGTCGTACGCGACGGCTGTGCTTCCAGTTCCGGCTGGAAGTatcggttcactggttagtgcacaggctactggcaCGTCCAGTTTGAACCTTGCCTTACGGCGGCGGTCGTACGCGACCTCTGCGCTTCTGGCTGCGGACGGAAGGTGAGCTCaccggttagtgcacaggctgctgtcacttctggttcgaGCTTGCCCTACTTCAGctgtcgtccgcgacagctttgCTTCTGGTTCCGGCTGGaagcgtaggttcactggttagtgcacagactACGGTCACGTTCGGTTTGAACCTTGCCTTATGTCGGCGATCGTGCGCGACCTCTGCGCTTCTGGCTCCGGCCGGAGGTGGGGGCTCACTGGATAGTGGACCTGCTATGGTCCCATCTGGTTTGAGTCTGGTTTTTTCGTCAGCAGTGCCCTTTGGGCTTGCAGGCTCCCTGCCTCAGGCGGATTAGCAGCTACCACACACTTTGGTAGTGGGTTCTGCCGTTCTCCTCACTTCCTGTGCCTTTGGTCTTCGACgcctctcatcctcctcttagtcaggggtgaAGTTTGGCCGTTGACTTGCAGGAAAGGGGCTTCAGGCTCCGGCCTTCCCAGCTTCGGGACATTAGCGGctcagaggaagttgcctttgCCCAGGATGTCCCGGAGTTTGCTGTCGTCTTTTGCCCCTCTGCGTGCACCTTTgccggtcacgccggaacttcttCTTTGGGGAACGTTTCGAGTCCCCTGCTCTCTGAGCAGACTCTCTTCCCCTCTGAGGAAGTGGGCAGACAGCTTTTGGAACTTGCTTCCATTTCGGAGACACTCCTTTACGGAGTCCTTGGCGCCCTTTACACTCAGTAAAGAGCAGGACGCAGGGGATGCTTTCTCCACCTTTGCTAGGGCGATTTTAGAGCGGAG is part of the Littorina saxatilis isolate snail1 linkage group LG6, US_GU_Lsax_2.0, whole genome shotgun sequence genome and encodes:
- the LOC138968772 gene encoding uncharacterized protein; its protein translation is MNTQNKPAMNTMKQESSRHFRWKPEFLDSVDLCQSLQEGLQCFVLMLSTEGRVVYVSETISQLLGLRQESLVGQSLEPYLHPADVKTFTTKLLPAKQLLVADFNLSTNSDKRVSVYVRLRDASGKGRYSADNFATVHVLGQPHLKQLTLNPCSTGGSRTLVYVCRVLRPYGLWKQVEEDEQVVECVMHHALDGTILFTDSRWCRVLGYMPQELCGRSLYNFVHPKDLQIAALGHHRVLTQDREVCSVYRVLTSGQRVEVIHTRCRLAFHPHSGQPRFILTLCTVLGKVEGRAMLERSQLEVHAVQSDVGQSWLLLDFPKVLTRLTAQSAASAASAVSSSQCLTHASTAEGDLIAVALSSSLPSDPSRRHSATSPMPSPMSQAAHTSSLSSSPMSFPSPAAHRKSETSASCQTVSLENMCATSPFSAGLETISPESLRGAPSGRRGRGRGRGRGRGRGRGLNRVMSLDGTATVPVIPKRPRGRPRGSRGKAALARAMSLTLEGGWNGEGSVSVGVGGDPPQQSSNWWQGGMGQSSPASSIGGQSKSSEMMCSPQSSLCSPQSNMCSPQPCTPTGMGYGSGNPRYLASPKSVASPGYDHSHTSPRGMHSEGHGGPARRGRGQYHTVKHKQPCHTINKQDLYAQTDSAFALKNDSAVLNDNQQSQTTINCDLPFQLQDSGNVTQDHLFRSQGQNTINHQGAQPNFLHNLNVSKNSPKQPLLDEDFWSEMKQGVPSQKAIGHHSNADRNLTPGSSYGSMTPRHFQGNQEGNMTPRNHQGGMEGNVIPRSRQQGMGASVSVSPRNTNGGLEGDMMHGSPNQGAVGNMIPRSVHGGMAGNHGGIAGNHGGIAGNHGGMAGNHGGMAGNLTSIGPQGGSGGNFTAKCFIRVAEGNVTAANPHGNTSRHLTSSNSDGSWTAANPLGNMSRPPTSTNSDGSWTAANPHGNTSRHPTSTNSDGSWKTRGFNRNVVQGNMTPPSSQGGMPVGNTTPRSGSTSTDQSILENILKGRIQSPMRSERSSVSSMGSPCREGMQQIPFSRKRSVSQLEGAMGPPSVDSSIDTFLGEEEKQQHSDGSGVPAKKGRIQLPEHGVTNDRLVGRWTQRELEELHMFSAQLLGKHHHLASNLTSQDSVLQQIETVVQHSRDKEPVEEQTAALLQRLQQRLIGIKTTREQQQEELGVLRSRLQHQIHNQLQATPPRRLAIVPPLPRSTSATLALNDCAPSTPSTPDCNTFSSSTGMSHCSPHPNTPNAAANCSPYSSSICSPHPVASSCSPHPATPGGIYCSPHTPHTPGVVSNSSPHPHMQSSHGGTGGMGTQDQVSGTKVCSTSLEKHSSGGVLMASQGPTLLQDLLDFD